One region of Hydrogenobaculum sp. Y04AAS1 genomic DNA includes:
- a CDS encoding nitrite reductase has translation MRIRLIFLSLLLCCPLLSSFSSPASLGGDLYKDKCAKCHGINRMGLSGPPLIPEFLKSKSDNTLFKIIKNGIPPTLMPSFKDLTDKQIESLIAFVKTPVTVNTWSLSDIRKTWYKLSAQNPKPWHRTIVNFMALVEAGKNRVWFLNKAHVINKINFGDIHGGLKFSNDGKFIYIPSRTGYIGRYNIRKGYLDYKVRACLYQRNVSLFSNGVISACWLPSQIVILNKKLEPKAVIPIDGKISAIYGLYNSPYAVFGLMHKSVLGFLNTSSLNLKYYDVPTAFEDFFIDPLEHFVVGTSFNHNVLSVFDIKSKKIVYQTSFGGMPHLASAAFWYKDKNFYFATPDLKKPVITIWRAYKWKKIKEIPSKGVGFFVKTNPNTPYLWADEHANTLLLIKKTDFKPIHVKLVKKGWIIHTQFSGDGKYAYVSDYAKNGNVFILDSTTLKLIKSFPASYPIGKYNYVTYSNRREAALLGEEVYLQYCWGCHHPTRTAFAPSFKYIAKHIPISLIKAQILSPDQTYKLLGFKQNVMPKFHLSKYEIDALLMFIEYSKNRNFWDSH, from the coding sequence ATGAGAATTAGGTTAATTTTTCTTAGCTTGCTTCTTTGCTGTCCATTGCTATCCTCCTTCTCCTCTCCAGCAAGTCTGGGGGGAGATTTATACAAAGACAAGTGCGCTAAGTGTCACGGTATTAATAGAATGGGATTATCCGGGCCACCATTAATTCCTGAATTCCTAAAATCAAAATCTGACAACACACTTTTTAAGATTATAAAAAACGGTATACCTCCTACGCTTATGCCGTCCTTTAAAGATTTAACAGACAAACAAATAGAAAGTCTCATTGCTTTTGTTAAGACGCCCGTTACTGTGAACACCTGGAGTTTATCTGATATAAGGAAGACATGGTATAAGTTAAGTGCTCAAAACCCAAAGCCATGGCATAGAACAATAGTAAATTTTATGGCTTTGGTGGAAGCTGGTAAGAACAGGGTGTGGTTTCTAAATAAAGCCCATGTAATAAACAAAATAAATTTTGGAGACATCCATGGGGGGCTAAAGTTTTCTAACGATGGGAAGTTTATCTACATTCCTTCAAGGACAGGATATATAGGTAGATACAACATAAGAAAAGGATACTTGGATTATAAAGTAAGGGCATGCTTATACCAAAGAAATGTAAGCTTATTTTCCAACGGGGTAATATCAGCATGTTGGTTACCTTCTCAAATAGTAATCCTTAACAAAAAATTAGAACCAAAAGCCGTAATTCCAATAGATGGCAAAATTAGTGCTATCTATGGGTTATACAATTCTCCTTACGCCGTGTTTGGTTTAATGCATAAAAGTGTATTGGGTTTTCTCAACACAAGCTCTTTAAACCTAAAATACTACGATGTTCCTACTGCTTTTGAAGACTTTTTCATAGATCCGTTGGAGCATTTCGTAGTGGGAACTTCATTTAATCACAACGTACTATCAGTATTTGATATAAAATCCAAAAAAATTGTATATCAAACCTCCTTTGGAGGGATGCCTCATCTTGCTTCTGCAGCCTTTTGGTATAAAGATAAAAATTTTTACTTTGCCACCCCAGATTTAAAGAAACCAGTAATCACCATATGGAGAGCCTACAAATGGAAAAAGATAAAAGAGATTCCTTCAAAAGGTGTTGGATTTTTTGTTAAAACCAATCCAAACACACCTTATCTATGGGCTGATGAACATGCAAACACGTTACTTCTAATAAAGAAGACCGATTTTAAACCCATCCATGTAAAACTAGTTAAGAAAGGTTGGATAATCCACACCCAGTTTTCGGGAGATGGTAAATATGCCTATGTAAGCGATTATGCAAAAAATGGTAACGTTTTTATACTTGATTCAACGACTCTTAAACTTATAAAATCTTTTCCAGCATCCTATCCCATTGGAAAATACAACTACGTTACGTACTCAAACAGAAGAGAAGCAGCCCTTTTAGGTGAAGAGGTGTATTTACAATATTGCTGGGGATGTCATCACCCCACTAGAACCGCCTTTGCCCCTTCTTTTAAATATATAGCAAAGCATATACCCATATCTTTAATAAAAGCTCAGATACTAAGCCCAGATCAAACATATAAGCTGTTGGGATTTAAGCAAAATGTTATGCCAAAGTTCCACCTGTCAAAATACGAGATAGACGCCTTGCTGATGTTTATTGAATATTCTAAAAATAGAAACTTTTGGGATAGCCACTGA
- a CDS encoding molecular chaperone TorD family protein, with product MENDVILEMSKAFVLSYISRAFTYPTEDLINTLIEAVDDLKACLKVINVDFDVIEIERVVKSSNVSDLQYDYENMFLLALKAPISETAYELDKTSRRAYEMADICGFYKAFGTEAQTGIEPDSLPTELEFLSILLQKKILTDDMENKQICDKAYKDFLKDHVGRWYELFCMLVNQNGTIAFYKIMANLTKKILDKETSGLKIQKLYDYKEETLIGSTWNCIK from the coding sequence ATGGAGAACGATGTTATATTAGAAATGAGCAAAGCTTTCGTTTTGAGCTATATCTCAAGGGCTTTTACTTATCCTACAGAAGATCTTATAAATACGCTAATAGAGGCTGTAGATGATCTTAAAGCGTGTTTAAAAGTGATAAATGTAGATTTTGATGTTATCGAGATTGAGCGTGTCGTGAAAAGTTCAAATGTAAGCGATTTGCAATATGACTATGAGAATATGTTTTTGTTGGCTTTAAAAGCCCCAATATCAGAAACGGCTTATGAGCTTGATAAAACTTCTCGAAGAGCTTATGAAATGGCTGATATTTGTGGATTTTATAAAGCTTTTGGGACAGAAGCTCAAACTGGAATAGAACCAGATAGCTTACCCACAGAATTGGAGTTTTTATCTATTTTGTTGCAAAAGAAGATTTTAACAGATGATATGGAAAATAAGCAAATATGTGATAAGGCTTATAAGGATTTCCTAAAAGATCATGTCGGAAGATGGTATGAGCTGTTTTGTATGTTGGTAAACCAAAATGGAACTATAGCTTTCTATAAAATCATGGCAAACCTAACAAAAAAGATATTGGATAAAGAAACATCTGGTCTTAAAATACAAAAGCTATACGATTACAAAGAGGAAACACTCATTGGAAGTACTTGGAACTGTATAAAGTAA
- a CDS encoding DUF2703 domain-containing protein codes for MSIEKIEFLFFQGCPNSEPTYKNLMEALKELNINIPVKSIDVKDLEIAQKVRFMGSPSIYVNGIDIYTDKTPDQISYSCRTFNINGNISGIIPKEFIKEKLKVF; via the coding sequence ATGAGTATAGAAAAAATAGAGTTTTTGTTTTTCCAAGGATGCCCAAACTCTGAACCCACATATAAAAATCTAATGGAGGCTTTGAAAGAGCTAAACATAAATATACCCGTAAAGAGTATAGATGTGAAAGATTTAGAAATCGCTCAAAAAGTTAGGTTTATGGGATCACCGTCTATATATGTAAACGGCATAGATATATATACAGACAAAACACCAGACCAGATATCATACTCTTGTAGGACTTTCAATATAAATGGTAATATAAGCGGTATTATACCAAAAGAGTTTATAAAAGAAAAACTGAAAGTTTTTTAA
- a CDS encoding ethylbenzene dehydrogenase-related protein: protein MNRYLLFSLLIFTSMSLSFGQELISKSVEGEIPLNPMADIWNKAPSTTIQLSGQAIVAPMDLNPATKSITVKSIHNSKYIAFLLSWSDPHPSTFRVNDKFSDAVALEVPLKPDNTTPITMGGNGKEVVILQWAAYRQYNITKGFADIPKIEPYYYTGYIYPQAKPPYAYPKDWNNKYAQDYVGGKVPYWKNTRDTSVIEFIADGYTTTTWRKHQEAKGVGVYKNGKWYVEIIRPFNIKGALNPEWGPNSKTFIDFAVWQGYAKERDSRKAISYAWIPLIIEGK from the coding sequence ATGAATCGCTATCTTTTGTTTAGTTTATTGATTTTTACTTCAATGAGCTTATCTTTTGGCCAAGAGCTAATTTCAAAATCCGTTGAAGGTGAAATACCTTTAAATCCCATGGCAGATATATGGAACAAAGCACCATCTACAACAATTCAGCTATCTGGCCAGGCCATTGTGGCTCCAATGGATCTAAACCCAGCTACTAAATCTATTACAGTTAAAAGCATACATAACAGTAAATATATAGCATTCTTACTATCCTGGAGCGATCCTCACCCCAGTACGTTTAGGGTAAATGATAAGTTTTCCGATGCTGTAGCTTTAGAAGTTCCATTAAAACCTGATAACACTACACCTATTACGATGGGAGGCAACGGCAAAGAAGTTGTGATACTTCAATGGGCAGCCTATAGACAATACAATATCACCAAAGGCTTTGCCGATATTCCTAAAATAGAACCCTACTATTACACTGGATACATCTACCCACAGGCTAAACCACCTTATGCCTATCCAAAAGATTGGAACAACAAGTATGCACAGGATTATGTTGGTGGTAAAGTACCTTATTGGAAGAATACGAGAGATACAAGCGTAATAGAATTTATAGCGGACGGTTATACCACAACTACTTGGAGAAAGCACCAAGAGGCTAAAGGTGTAGGTGTATATAAAAATGGCAAATGGTATGTAGAAATAATAAGACCTTTTAACATAAAGGGTGCTTTGAATCCAGAGTGGGGACCGAACTCTAAAACGTTTATAGATTTTGCAGTTTGGCAAGGCTATGCAAAAGAAAGAGATTCCAGGAAGGCTATAAGTTATGCGTGGATTCCACTTATAATAGAGGGTAAGTGA
- a CDS encoding 4Fe-4S dicluster domain-containing protein: protein MPKVYNWQLNREVEYLYDEAKPKRQFAMIMNINKCIGCQTCTMACKTTWSVGRGQEYMLWNNVETKPHGFYPLGWDVHLMEELDKAGVKQEWENGTYKGKTIIEAAPSGERTLGWLPEDLDWANPNIGEDETTEPVDIGTIVEKFPSPIWMFYLPRICNHCSYPACLAACPRKAIYKRQEDGIVLIDPERCEGYQECVRACPYKKSMFNQVVGISQKCIGCFPKVEQGLMTQCVTTCIGHVRIMGFINEPDHIVEDNPIDFLVHVKKVALPLYPQTGMQPNVYYIPPITVPLKYLRQMFGPGADHAVETYKRMREGKEPELQALLLLFGATEYIPHKFKVEDGFVSAFDENGKELVRVPLTEPIIERPAYDPKLGVTRQDIS from the coding sequence ATGCCTAAAGTTTACAATTGGCAACTTAATAGAGAAGTAGAGTATCTGTATGATGAAGCAAAACCAAAAAGGCAGTTTGCCATGATAATGAATATCAACAAATGTATTGGATGCCAGACATGTACTATGGCTTGTAAAACTACTTGGAGTGTGGGGAGGGGCCAAGAATATATGCTGTGGAACAATGTAGAAACAAAACCGCACGGTTTTTATCCACTGGGATGGGATGTTCATCTTATGGAGGAGCTTGATAAGGCCGGTGTTAAACAAGAATGGGAAAATGGGACATATAAAGGGAAAACGATAATAGAGGCTGCTCCTTCCGGAGAAAGAACGCTTGGATGGTTGCCTGAAGATCTTGATTGGGCAAACCCAAACATCGGTGAAGATGAAACTACGGAGCCTGTAGACATAGGTACAATTGTAGAAAAATTCCCAAGCCCTATATGGATGTTTTATTTACCTAGGATATGCAATCATTGTTCTTATCCCGCTTGTTTAGCAGCATGTCCAAGAAAAGCTATATACAAAAGACAAGAAGATGGGATAGTCCTCATAGACCCAGAAAGATGCGAAGGGTATCAAGAATGCGTGAGAGCCTGCCCTTACAAAAAATCTATGTTCAATCAGGTAGTCGGAATCTCACAAAAATGCATAGGGTGTTTCCCAAAAGTAGAGCAAGGACTGATGACTCAATGTGTCACCACATGCATAGGACACGTAAGGATAATGGGTTTTATAAATGAACCAGATCATATAGTAGAGGATAATCCAATAGATTTTTTAGTGCACGTTAAAAAGGTAGCGCTACCACTCTATCCACAAACGGGTATGCAACCAAATGTATATTATATCCCGCCTATTACGGTACCGCTTAAATACCTTAGACAAATGTTTGGTCCAGGTGCTGACCACGCTGTGGAAACTTATAAGAGAATGCGAGAAGGCAAAGAACCAGAACTACAGGCTTTACTACTGCTGTTTGGTGCCACAGAATATATACCCCATAAGTTTAAAGTAGAAGATGGATTTGTATCGGCATTTGATGAAAACGGTAAGGAACTTGTAAGAGTACCTCTTACAGAACCAATAATAGAAAGACCTGCTTACGATCCAAAGCTTGGTGTTACAAGGCAAGATATATCATGA
- a CDS encoding PspA/IM30 family protein: protein MSFLENLMTQVKGALNDALDKASEPGRTARQVIRDLEEQIEKANASMVNVMAEYELLKQKKAQYDEEANDWHEKAKKALQANREDLAKKALEQEQEAKKQSEVYQKQIDALEPSINELKAKIQELKNKKQELESKADMLSTRYEVAKAQEKASEITTGIGDSHAKEKLDSVEEKVLKEEAKAKAVKNIEDEQTGTDIEKEFENLDKKTTVDDSLEALKKEMGLK, encoded by the coding sequence ATGAGCTTTTTAGAAAATTTAATGACTCAAGTTAAAGGAGCTTTGAACGATGCTTTGGATAAAGCTTCAGAACCAGGAAGAACTGCAAGACAAGTCATAAGGGATTTGGAAGAGCAGATAGAAAAAGCCAACGCCAGTATGGTAAACGTTATGGCTGAGTACGAGCTCTTAAAACAGAAAAAAGCTCAATATGACGAAGAGGCAAACGACTGGCACGAAAAAGCCAAAAAAGCACTTCAAGCAAACAGAGAAGATTTGGCAAAAAAAGCTTTAGAGCAAGAGCAAGAGGCCAAAAAGCAATCTGAAGTTTATCAAAAACAAATTGATGCTTTGGAACCATCTATAAACGAGCTAAAAGCCAAAATACAAGAACTAAAAAACAAAAAACAAGAATTAGAGTCAAAAGCAGATATGCTAAGCACAAGGTACGAAGTGGCAAAAGCCCAAGAAAAGGCTTCCGAGATCACCACTGGCATAGGTGATTCTCACGCTAAAGAAAAGCTTGACTCTGTTGAAGAAAAAGTCCTAAAAGAAGAGGCAAAGGCAAAAGCTGTGAAAAACATAGAAGATGAACAAACTGGAACGGATATAGAAAAAGAATTTGAAAACCTTGACAAAAAAACCACAGTAGACGATAGCTTAGAAGCTCTTAAAAAAGAAATGGGACTAAAATGA
- a CDS encoding molybdopterin-dependent oxidoreductase, translating into MISRRDFLKNGSVFLAALSTPGFGKKLFEPLVIVGNPLASYPNRGWEKIYRDIYKPDETTVILCNPNDTHGCYLNAYVKNGIITRLEPTYKYGDATDIYGIKASHRWEPRCCNKGLALVRRFYGDRRIRGPFVRKGYYEWYKADFPRDENGKPPSKYFINRGKDEWLKVSWEEVSDIIAKSLINIAKTYSGEKGKAYLKAQGYPEEMIDTMAGAGTRTLKFRGSMPWLAVLRYVGQYRMSNMMALLDSNIRKVEPDKALGGVGWDNYSEHTDLPPAHTLVTGQQTVDFDLVTWEHAKLIVLWGMNPYGTKMPDSHWLTEAQIKGIKVIVISNDFMATARTADKVVITRTATDGALALSMAYVIMKEKLYDENFVKSFTDLPLLVRMDNAKLLRASDIIPNYIPKALNQAVVYNPSKQMPPPPMKQEKQYIPIQLRDQDINDFVVWDVKTNSPKVVTRDEVGKYFDMSSLDPALTGEYEVELVNGEKVKVKPNFQAYIELLEENYTPETVEEITGVPANVIRELALEIANHKGTTKITTGMGVNQYFHGDLIVRAIFLVAALTGNVGRESGNIGSYAGNYRLAVFNGVGQWNAEDPFNIELDPSKLAKVKFYWKGESQHYFADGDRPLKVGDKMLTGKTHMPVPTKFMWMADNNSGLGNQKWAYNVMFNVLPNVECVVTNDWWWSLSCEYSDIILGVDAWDENRFWDISGSCTNPFFLVWPRTKQKRLFDTKNDIETYALVAKRLSELTGDKRFKEYWHFVFEEKPEVYIQRIINASSNLKGYKIEEVAAKAEQGIPSLVMTRFYPKFIGYDQTVDGKPWYTKTGRLEFYREEDTFINVGENLIVHREAIDSTPYEPNTIVIAKKHPLLRPLDPKSYGLSSEEMLKDTELRQARAVFISPAKLKDTKHPLRVSFGATHIVHTPKFRHTTHSATGDVDIVALLFGPYGDMYRHDKRTPYVVDAFIEINTHDLQKLGINDGDYVWVDADPQDRPFIGWQNKPEEYEVARLLLRVRGSFSTPPGLAKIWFNMYGSSHGSVKGTKVNKNGLAENPVTGYQSFYRRGSQQSVTRGWLNPTLMGDTLVRKDLFGQTLNKGFMLDVYCPTGAPREGFAKITKAENGGIGNVGLWRPLSIGFRPQNPNKYFKKYLEAGYVIFV; encoded by the coding sequence ATGATATCAAGGCGCGATTTCCTCAAGAATGGAAGCGTGTTTTTGGCAGCGCTTTCTACGCCGGGATTTGGGAAGAAGCTTTTTGAACCTCTGGTGATAGTGGGTAATCCATTGGCATCATATCCAAATAGAGGATGGGAAAAGATATATAGAGATATATACAAACCGGATGAAACCACAGTGATTCTTTGTAATCCCAACGATACGCACGGATGTTATCTAAACGCTTATGTGAAAAACGGTATAATAACGAGATTAGAACCAACTTATAAATATGGGGATGCAACAGATATATATGGTATAAAAGCTTCTCATAGATGGGAGCCAAGATGTTGCAACAAAGGTCTTGCCTTGGTAAGAAGATTTTATGGGGACAGAAGGATTAGAGGGCCCTTTGTAAGAAAAGGATATTATGAATGGTATAAAGCCGATTTTCCAAGGGACGAAAATGGAAAACCCCCTTCCAAATACTTTATCAACCGTGGTAAAGATGAATGGCTAAAAGTATCCTGGGAAGAAGTATCAGATATCATTGCTAAAAGCTTAATAAACATAGCCAAGACCTATTCTGGCGAAAAAGGAAAAGCTTATCTAAAGGCCCAAGGTTATCCAGAAGAGATGATAGATACGATGGCTGGTGCTGGCACGAGGACACTTAAATTTAGAGGCTCTATGCCTTGGCTTGCAGTGTTGAGATATGTTGGACAGTACAGAATGTCAAATATGATGGCATTGTTAGACTCAAATATAAGAAAAGTTGAGCCAGATAAAGCCTTGGGAGGCGTTGGATGGGATAATTACTCAGAGCATACAGATCTCCCTCCTGCTCATACGTTGGTGACAGGACAACAAACGGTGGATTTTGATTTGGTTACATGGGAACATGCAAAACTTATAGTGCTATGGGGTATGAATCCTTATGGAACAAAAATGCCTGATTCCCATTGGTTAACAGAGGCCCAGATAAAGGGTATAAAAGTAATTGTAATATCAAACGATTTTATGGCTACCGCGAGAACGGCTGACAAAGTGGTGATTACAAGAACAGCTACCGATGGGGCGTTAGCCCTTTCAATGGCTTATGTGATAATGAAAGAAAAATTATACGATGAAAACTTTGTCAAAAGTTTTACAGATCTACCTCTCTTGGTAAGAATGGACAACGCTAAACTCTTACGAGCCTCCGATATTATACCAAACTATATACCAAAAGCCTTAAACCAAGCGGTGGTTTATAACCCTTCTAAACAAATGCCACCTCCACCGATGAAGCAGGAAAAACAATATATCCCAATCCAATTAAGAGATCAAGATATAAACGATTTTGTGGTATGGGATGTAAAAACCAACTCTCCGAAGGTAGTTACACGGGATGAAGTAGGAAAATATTTTGATATGAGTAGTTTAGATCCAGCTCTGACTGGTGAATACGAAGTTGAGCTTGTAAATGGTGAGAAGGTGAAAGTAAAACCTAATTTCCAAGCTTATATTGAGCTTTTAGAAGAAAATTATACGCCAGAAACAGTAGAAGAGATCACAGGTGTTCCAGCGAATGTGATAAGAGAATTGGCATTAGAGATTGCGAATCACAAAGGCACTACAAAAATAACCACAGGCATGGGCGTAAACCAATATTTTCACGGAGATCTTATAGTAAGGGCTATATTCTTAGTGGCAGCCCTTACTGGTAATGTAGGTAGAGAAAGTGGTAATATAGGATCTTACGCTGGTAATTATAGATTAGCGGTATTTAATGGAGTTGGCCAATGGAATGCCGAGGATCCATTCAATATAGAGCTTGACCCATCAAAGCTTGCAAAGGTTAAATTTTACTGGAAAGGGGAATCTCAGCACTATTTTGCAGACGGTGATAGACCTCTAAAAGTTGGAGATAAAATGCTGACTGGTAAAACCCACATGCCAGTACCGACAAAGTTTATGTGGATGGCAGACAACAACTCAGGCCTCGGTAATCAAAAATGGGCATACAATGTAATGTTTAACGTCTTACCTAACGTAGAATGCGTAGTTACAAATGATTGGTGGTGGTCATTATCCTGTGAATATTCAGATATAATCCTTGGTGTAGACGCATGGGACGAAAATAGATTTTGGGATATATCTGGATCCTGCACAAATCCATTTTTCCTCGTGTGGCCTCGCACAAAACAAAAACGTCTGTTTGATACCAAGAACGATATAGAAACGTATGCTCTTGTTGCCAAAAGGCTCAGTGAGCTTACCGGCGATAAGAGATTTAAGGAATACTGGCATTTTGTATTTGAAGAAAAACCAGAGGTATATATCCAGCGCATTATAAATGCTTCCTCTAACCTAAAAGGTTATAAGATAGAAGAAGTGGCTGCTAAAGCAGAACAAGGTATACCGTCTCTTGTGATGACAAGGTTTTATCCAAAATTTATAGGCTACGATCAGACTGTGGATGGTAAGCCTTGGTATACAAAAACCGGAAGACTGGAATTTTATAGAGAAGAAGATACATTTATCAACGTAGGGGAAAATCTTATAGTTCATAGAGAAGCTATAGATTCAACACCCTATGAACCCAATACAATAGTAATAGCCAAAAAACACCCTCTTTTAAGACCGTTAGATCCTAAGAGCTACGGATTGTCCTCTGAAGAGATGCTAAAGGATACAGAGCTAAGACAAGCAAGAGCTGTATTTATAAGTCCAGCTAAGCTAAAGGATACAAAACATCCTTTAAGGGTAAGTTTTGGAGCTACTCACATCGTTCATACGCCTAAATTTAGGCATACTACACATTCCGCTACCGGAGACGTGGATATAGTTGCTTTACTGTTTGGCCCATACGGTGATATGTATAGACACGATAAAAGAACTCCTTATGTAGTAGATGCGTTTATAGAAATAAACACACACGATTTGCAAAAACTTGGTATAAATGATGGAGATTACGTATGGGTGGATGCCGATCCTCAAGATAGACCGTTTATAGGATGGCAAAATAAACCAGAAGAATATGAGGTGGCAAGACTATTGCTAAGAGTTAGAGGAAGCTTTAGCACACCGCCGGGCTTGGCAAAAATCTGGTTTAACATGTATGGATCTTCTCATGGTAGTGTAAAAGGAACCAAGGTAAATAAAAACGGCTTAGCCGAAAATCCGGTTACCGGATATCAATCTTTTTACAGAAGAGGGTCTCAGCAAAGCGTTACAAGAGGATGGTTAAACCCTACACTGATGGGAGATACGTTGGTGAGAAAAGATCTGTTTGGGCAGACCTTAAATAAAGGGTTTATGCTTGATGTTTATTGTCCAACAGGGGCTCCAAGGGAGGGGTTTGCAAAGATAACAAAAGCTGAAAACGGCGGAATAGGTAATGTAGGTTTGTGGAGACCTTTATCCATAGGCTTTAGACCGCAAAATCCAAACAAATATTTCAAGAAGTATCTTGAAGCAGGTTATGTAATCTTTGTATGA
- a CDS encoding nitrite reductase, translating into MVKKFLLLGTVFGAFMFVGKEAVSQDSVPNSAKQDTQPLTKQEYEMAKQIYFNRCAGCHGELRTGAIGPALTPDKMKQLGIQNIETFITYGSPKGMPDWGKSGVLTPEQISVMARFLQLPPPSPPEFDLPDIEKTWQLIVPVNQRPKTPLTNKDISNYMGVVLRSANEAAIIDDATKKPVAILKTGHALHILRADASGEYFYSIGRDGKVSLIDLYYKHPKIVAQIKACYDARSVEVSLYHGKEGDYRDKYAIVGCYWPPQFVILDGSTLKPLKVVSTVGYQVGTGKFIRDPRVAAIVASYFHPEWIVNVKETGQIWIVNYKDLKNLKITMVDAAPFLHDGGWNSTKRYFLAAANASNKIAVLDAKKDKLAKLIDTPKLPHPGRGANIYNPKYGPLYCSSFIGQGVVACIGTDPKHHPQYAWKVVKIIKLPGEGGGSLFIKTNPHVHYMFVDRTLNPDQKLQRQFYAIDTRTLKVVHTFNMPKDLKGRFVDFDFNKQGTELWVSDWDKEGAILIYNPNTFKLEDVIKGKWVISPTGKFNVYNTVHDIY; encoded by the coding sequence ATGGTAAAGAAGTTTCTCCTCTTAGGTACCGTTTTCGGGGCTTTCATGTTCGTTGGTAAGGAGGCTGTATCACAAGATTCGGTTCCAAATTCCGCAAAGCAGGATACACAGCCTCTTACGAAGCAAGAGTACGAGATGGCAAAACAAATCTATTTCAATAGGTGTGCCGGTTGCCACGGTGAACTTAGAACTGGTGCAATAGGACCCGCTCTTACACCAGACAAAATGAAACAGCTTGGTATTCAAAACATAGAAACATTTATTACGTATGGGTCTCCAAAAGGCATGCCAGACTGGGGAAAATCTGGTGTTCTTACACCGGAACAAATAAGTGTAATGGCGAGGTTTTTACAGCTTCCTCCACCAAGTCCCCCAGAATTTGATCTTCCAGATATAGAAAAAACATGGCAACTCATAGTGCCAGTAAACCAAAGACCAAAAACTCCGTTAACCAATAAAGATATATCAAATTATATGGGTGTCGTGCTCCGTTCGGCGAATGAAGCCGCTATAATTGATGATGCCACCAAAAAACCAGTAGCCATATTAAAAACCGGACATGCTTTACACATACTAAGGGCTGATGCTTCTGGAGAATACTTTTACTCTATAGGAAGAGATGGCAAGGTCAGTCTAATAGACCTTTACTATAAACACCCAAAGATAGTAGCTCAGATAAAAGCCTGCTACGATGCCAGATCTGTAGAGGTTAGTCTTTACCATGGTAAAGAGGGTGATTATAGGGATAAATATGCTATAGTAGGATGCTATTGGCCACCTCAATTTGTCATCCTTGATGGATCTACTTTGAAACCGCTCAAGGTTGTATCTACCGTAGGCTATCAAGTAGGTACAGGAAAGTTTATAAGGGATCCAAGGGTTGCAGCTATAGTAGCTTCTTACTTTCATCCTGAATGGATAGTAAACGTAAAAGAAACTGGCCAGATATGGATAGTGAATTATAAAGATCTCAAAAATCTCAAGATTACTATGGTTGATGCCGCACCGTTCTTACACGATGGGGGATGGAACTCAACAAAACGATACTTCTTAGCCGCCGCCAACGCCAGCAATAAAATAGCTGTGCTTGATGCTAAAAAAGATAAATTAGCTAAATTGATAGATACTCCAAAACTTCCTCATCCTGGTAGAGGTGCCAACATATACAATCCTAAGTACGGTCCTCTTTATTGTTCTTCTTTTATCGGACAAGGCGTAGTAGCATGTATAGGCACCGATCCAAAGCATCACCCTCAGTATGCATGGAAAGTAGTAAAGATAATAAAACTACCTGGAGAAGGTGGTGGTTCTTTGTTTATCAAGACGAACCCACACGTGCATTATATGTTTGTGGATAGAACTCTAAATCCAGATCAAAAACTTCAAAGACAATTTTACGCTATAGATACAAGAACCCTTAAGGTCGTCCATACGTTCAACATGCCTAAGGATCTCAAAGGAAGATTTGTGGATTTTGATTTTAACAAACAAGGCACCGAATTGTGGGTTTCTGACTGGGATAAAGAAGGGGCTATACTGATATACAATCCAAACACATTCAAATTAGAAGATGTGATAAAAGGCAAATGGGTAATATCCCCCACAGGTAAGTTCAACGTTTATAACACCGTACACGACATCTACTAA